The genomic interval ATCATCGGCGCGATCTGCGGCGCCGCGGTGGCGCTGGCCGCCTATCCGCTGGATGCGTTCTGGATCTTCCCGGCGATGATCCTGGCCGGCGCGGCGGGCGGCTGGGCCTGGGGCATGGTCCCGGCGCTGCTGAGGAACTGGTTCGGCGCGTCCGAGATCCTCGTCTCGCTGATGCTGGTCTATGTGGCGCAGAAGGTCGCCGCCTGGATGGCCTTCGGGCCGATGAAGAACCCCGAGGGCTTCAACTTTCCCGGCTCGCGCAACCTGCAGCAATACGAACCCGCCGCGAATCCCGAGCTGATCGCGGGCTCCGGCCTGCATTGGGGCGGGGTGGCGGCGGTGCTGGCCTTGGCGGCGACCTGGTTCGTCATGTCGCGCCACGTGCTCGGTTTCCACATCCGCACCGCCGGGGCCGCGCCCCGCGCCGCGCGCTTCGCCGGCGTGCGCCCCGAGCGGCTGGTGGCGCTGTGCCTGGGCGTCTCGGGCGCGCTGGCGGGGCTGGCAGGGCTTTTCGAGGTCGCGGGGCCGGCCGGGCAGATCACCGAAAGCTTCGGCTCGGGCTACGGCTTCACCGCGATCATCGTAGCCTTTCTGGGCCGGCTGCATCCCTTGGGCATCCTGCTGGCCGGGCTGCTCATGGCGCTGACCTATATCGGCGGGGAACTGGCGCAGATGATGCTGAACCTGCCCGCCGCGACGGTGCAGGTTTTCCAGGGAATGCTGCTGTTCTTCCTGCTCGGCTTCGACATCCTGACCCGCTATCGCATCCGGAGGCGCGCATGATGATCGACCCGCTTTCCGTCTTCATCCTGCTGCTGGGCGCCGCCACGCCGATCCTGTTCGCGGCCCTGGGCGAGTTGGTCGTCGAACGCGCCGGCGTGCTGAACCTGGGCGTCGAGGGCATGATGATCGGCGGCGCGCTGGCGGGCTTTGCCGCAGCCCATGCCAGCGGCAGCCCGGCGCTGGGTTTCGTCGCCGCCGCCGTCGCCGGGGCGGCGCTGTCGATGATCTTCGCGGTGCTGACCCAATTCCTGCTGTCGAACCAGGTCGCCACGGGCCTTGCGCTGACGCTGTTCGGCCTGGGCCTGACCGCGATGTTCGGCAAGCCTTACGAAGGCGTCAAGGCACCGCCGATGCTGGCCGGGCCGTTGCGGCTGAACCTGATGATCTGGCTGGGCCTCGCCCTTGTGCCCGCGGTCTGGTGGTTCCTGATGCGCTCGCGCCCCGGCCTCATCCTGCGCGCGGTGGGCGAGAACCACGACGCCGCCCATGCCCTCGGCTATCCGGTGCGCGCTCTGCGCATGGCCGCCATCGGCTTCGGCGGCGCGCTGGCCGGGATGGGCGGCGCCTATATCTCGATCGCCACGGTGCTCCAATGGACCGAGGGCATGACCGCCGGCGCCGGCTGGATCGCGCTGGCCATCGTGGTCTTTGCGCAATGGAACCCCTGGGGCGTGCTGGCCGGCGCCTGGCTCTTCGGCGGCGTCACCGTGCTGCAGCTGCGCCTGCAGGCGGCGGGGGTCGCGGTGCCGGTGCAGCTGCTCAGCATGGCGCCCTATCTGGCCACCATCGCCGTGCTGGTGCTGATCTCGGCCCGGCAGAAATTCGGCCGCTCGGGCGGGGCTGCTGCCCCCGGATCGCTGGGCAGGCCCTTCCACGCGCTGCGCTAGCGCAACCAACAGGAGACCATGATGAACCGCAGAACCCTTCTCGGCAGCGCCGCCGCCCTTGTGGCCGCTTCGGCCCTGCCCGCCTTTGCGCAGGATGAAAAGCTCAAGGTGGGCTTCATCTATGTCGGGCCGGTGGGCGACGGCGGCTGGACCTATCAGCACGACCTGGCCCGCCAGGCGGTCGAAAAGGAATATGGCGACCGCGTCGAGACCACCTATATCGAATCCGTGCCCGAGGGCGCCGATGCCGAACGCGCCATCACCCAGCTGGCGCTTTCCGGCCACAAGCTGATCTTCACCACCAGCTTCGGCTTCATGGACGCGACGATCAACGTCGCCAAGAAGTTCCCGGACGTGAAGTTCGAGCACGCCACCGGCTACAAGACCGCCGAGAACGTCGCCACCTACGACGCCCGCTTCTACGAGGGCCGCGCCGTCATGGGCACCATCGCCGGGCGCATGACCAAATCGAACAAGATCGGCTATATCGGCTCTTTCCCGATTCCCGAGGTGGTCCAGGGCATCAACAGCTCGTATATCCACGCCAAGAAGGTGAACCCGGATGTCGAGATGAAGGTGGTCTGGGCCTATAGCTGGTTCGACCCCGCGAAAGAGGCCGACGCCGCCGCCGCGCTGATCGCCGAGGGCGTGGACGTGATCCTGCAGCACACCGACTCGACCGCGCCGCTGGCCAAGGCCCAGGAGGCCGGCGCCATCGGCTTCGGCCAGGCCAGCGACATGGCGGCCTTCAAGCCCACGCCGCGGGTCTCGTCGATCATCGACAACTGGGCGCCCTACTACGTCAAGCGCGTGGGCGACGTGCTGGACGGCAGTTGGACCTCGCATTCGGTCTGGCTGGGCATCGGCGACGGCGAGGTCGAGATCGGCGAGATCACCGAGGCCGTGCCGCCCGAGGTTAAGGAGGAGGCGCTGGCGCTGAAGGACAGGATCGCCTCGGGCGAATACCACCCCTTCACCGGGCCGCTGAAGAAGCAGGATGGCAGCGACTGGCTGGCCGAGGGGCAAGTGGCCAGCGACCAGGACCTGTCCTCGATGAATTTCTATGTCGAGGGCATCACCGCACCGATGCCGAAGTAAGCGGCGCAGAAAGCAAGACCGGGGCCAAGGCCCCGGTTCGTCACTCTGGCAGGCCCCTCACTCCAGATGGCTTTCCAGGAACCACAGATCCTTGTCGGCGGTGCGCGAGGCGGCGGTGAACAGGTCGGCGGTATCGGCATCGCCCGCCTCATCGGTGGCGTCGATGGCGGCGCGCACCTTCTCACCGTAATCGCGCATCCGCTCGCAAACCGCCTTGATATGGTCCTCGGCCTTGGTCAGGTCGGTCGGATATTCCTTCAGCGTGCTGGCCTTGGCCACCTTCTCGACCGTGCCGACGGCCACCCCGTCCAGCACCTGCACGCGCTCGGCCATCATGTCCACATGCTCGTCCAGCCGCGCCTTGACCGTGTCGAACAGCTCGTGCACCGCGATGAAGTTGCGGCCCTTGACGTTCCAATGCGCCTGCTTGATCGCCGCCGACAGCGCTAGGGCGTCGGCCAGCCGGGCATTCAGCTCGGCGATCGCGGTCTTGCGGGCATTGTCGCTGAGCCCTTTGACATTTACGGCCATGAAACTCTCCTTCGTCAGGTTCGCCCTGAAAACGAAGGCCGGGACGCGGCGGTTCCGCGCGACGTCGGGTCAAACCGCCGCAGGCAAAGAAAAAGGGCGGCGCTTCCCCGGGAAAGCACCGCCCTTCACGTCTCTCAGAGCAGGATCAGACCGCGCCCTGGATGAACTTCACCGCATCGCCGAAGGTCTGGATCGTCTCGGCGGCGTCGTCCGGGATCTCGATGCCGAACTCTTCCTCGAACGCCATGACCAGTTCCACGGTATCCAGCGAATCGGCGCCGAGATCGTCGATGAACGAGGCGGTTTCCGTCACCTTGTCCTCATCGACACCCAGGTGCTCGACGACAATTTTCTTCACGCGATCAGCGATATCGCTCATGTCTCTTCCTCGTTTTCGCGGGCAATCCGCCCAGATGTTCCAGCGATTGCCGGTCACAGCCCAGGGCGGTTCCCCTGCAGCCTTGCTTGCGGGATATAGCACGGAGACGTGATCTTGCAACCCGCATAAACCATCATCAGATCATCGCCATGCCGCCGTTGACATGCAGCGTGGCGCCGGTGACATAGCCCGCCTCGGGGCTGGCCAGATACAGCACCGCAGCGGCGATTTCCTGCGCCGAACCCATGCGGCCGGCAGGGATCTGCGTCAGGATCCGGCCCTTCTGCTCGTCGTTCAGCTTGTCGGTCATCGCGGTCTCGATGAAGCCCGGCGCGACGCAGTTCACCGTGATCCCGCGCGAGGCGACCTCATAGGCCAGGCTCTTCGACATGCCGACCAGGCCCGCCTTGGCTGCGGCATAGTTGCCCTGCCCCGGGTTGCCGGTGGCGCCGACGACCGAGCCGATGTTCACGATCCGCCCCCAGCGCGCCTTCATCATGCCGCGCAAGACCCCCCGGCACAGCCGGAAGCTCGAGGTCAAGTTAACCTCGATCACCTGCGCCCATTCCTCGTCCGACATGCGCATGAACAGGTTGTCGCGGGTGATCCCGGCATTGTTGACCAGGATATCGACCGATCCCATGGCCTCGGCCGCCGCCTTGGGAAGCGCCTCGACCGCGGCCGCATCGGCCAGGTTGGCGGTCACGACATGCGCCCGCGACCCCAGCTTCTCGGCCAGTTCCCGCAGCGGCGCCTCGCGCGTGCCCGACAGCGCCACCGTGGCCCCGGCGGCATGCAGCGCCTCGGCCACCGCGCCGCCGATCCCGCCCGAGGCCCCGGTCACCAGCGCATTCCTGCCCGTCAGATCAAACATCAAGCTCTTCTCCGTTTTCCAAATACCCCGGGGGAATCCCGCAGGGATGGGGGCGGAGCCCCCTTTACCCCTTCAGCGCCGCGATATCCGCCGGAGCGCCGATATTCTTCACCGCCGCCTCCCTGGCGATGCGCTTGATCATGCCCGACAGCGCCTTGCCGGCGCCGATCTCCCAGAACTCCGTCACGCCCGCGCCGGCCAGGAACTCGACCGACTCGCGCCAGCGCACGGCGCCGGTCACCTGCTCGACCAGAAGCCGGCGGATGGCGCCCGGCTCGCTCACCGGCTCGGCGCGGACATTGGCGACCAGCGGCACGGCCGGGGCCGCGATCTCGACCGCGGCCAGCGCCTCGGCCATCACCGCCGCCGCCGGCTGCATCAGCGCCGAATGGAACGGTGCCGAGACCGGCAGCATCAGCGCCCGCTTGGCGCCGCGCTCCTTGGCCAGCGCCGCCGCGCGCTCCACCGCCGCCTTGTGGCCCGAGATCACCACCTGCGCCGGGTCGTTGTCATTGGCGGCCTGGCAGACCTCGCCCTCGGCCGCGTCGCGCGCGATCTGGTCGACGGCGGCGAAGTCCAGCCCCAAGATCGCCGCCATGGCGCCCTGCCCGACCGGCACCGCCTCCTGCATGGCCTGGCCGCGCAGGCGCAGAAGCCGCGCGGTATCGGCCAGGCTCAGCGCGCCGGCCGCGCAAAGCGCCGAATATTCGCCCAGGGAATGGCCGGCGACGAAATCCGCGTCCGCGATGCCGAAACCCTCGGCCTCCAGCGCCCGGAAGGCGGCCAGCGAGGTGGCCATCAGCGCCGGCTGGGCGTTCTGGGTCAGGGTCAGCGTCTCGATATCGCCGTTCCAGATCAGGTCGGAGAGGCTCTCTCCCAGCGCCTCGTCCACTTCGGCAAAGACTGCGCGCGCCGCCGGATAGGCCTCGGCCAGCTCGCGCCCCATGCCCACGACCTGGGCGCCCTGTCCCGGAAATACGAATGCCCGCATCGCGGAATCCCTTCTGTCTTATGTCCTTGTGACAGCCTTAGCCCGCCGGGGGGCGTCCCGCAACCGCGCCGCTCAGCGCGGAATCACGATCTCGGCCCGCAAGCCGCCCAGGCGCTCGCCCTCGCCCAGCCGCAGCTGACCGCCATGGGCGCGGGCGATGTCGGCGGCGATGGACAGGCCCAGCCCCACCCCCTGCCCGCGGTTCTGGTTGCGCGAGGGGTCGAGCCGGGTGAAGGGCTTCAGCGCCTCCTCGCGCTTCTCGGGCGGGATGCCGGGCCCGTCATCCTCGACCGAGATGCGGAAATAGCTCGGCCCCAGCGCCGCATCGACCTCGGCGCGGTCGCCATAGCGCACGGCATTGCCGATCAGGTTCTCGACGGCGCGGCGCAGGCTGTCGCGGCTGAAGGTGGCGCGGCCCGCCTCTTCGCCCGCGACCGAATGCAGCACCACCCGCTGCCCCCCGCGCTGCGCGTCGGCGACGATGCCGCGCAGGAAATCCAGCGCCGGCACCGGCTCGGGCGGGGCGTCCTGCGCCGCGTCGCGGGCATGGTCCAGGAAGGCGTCGACCATCCGGCCCATCGCCGCCACGTCGCCTTCCAGCGCCGCGATCTCGTCCGGGTCGGGCGGATAGTCCGGGCTCAGCATCGACAGGCCCAGCCGCAGCCGGGTCAAGGGTGTCCTCAGATCGTGGCTCACGCCGGACAGCATCTGCTTGCGCTGCTCGTTCTGGCGCTCGATGCGGGCGCGCATCTCCAGGAAGGCGGTGCCGGCGCTGCGGATCTCGCTGGCGCCGCCGGGGCGATAGGGGATGATCCGGCCCTTGCCGTATTCCTCGGCGGCGCGCGCCAGGCGCTTGATCGGCCGCAGCTGGTTGCGCAGGAAGATCGTGGCGATGGCGGTCATCAACAGCGAGGTGCCGATCATCAGCACCAGCAGCTGATGAGGATTCGAGGCGCTGACCCGGCCGCGCGGAAACGCCAGCCGATAGTCGCCCCAGCGCCCCTGCAGCGTCACCCGCACCTCTCGGCGCTGGCTCAGATCGACGGCGCGCACCGCCGGCACGCGCTCGTGCAGCTCGGCGATGACGATGCGGCCGGAAAGATCGTAGAAGCCACGCCAGTCCGCGCCGGGCTCGGCCGGCAGCACCAGCTCCAGCCCCAGCGGGCCAGCCACCTCGCCGGCCGAGACGCGCGCCGATTCGATATCCGGCGCCGCCTCGATCCGCGCGGCGACCAGTGCGACCTCATGGGCCATGCCCGAGGTCATCTGCCGGGTCACGTCCTCGAAATGCCGCTGCAGGAACATGACGGTGACCACGATGGTCACCACCACGACCGGCAGGAACAGGATCAGCGCCGCCCGCCCGTAGAGGCCGCGCGGCATGACCCGTTTCAGCCAGTCGAAATTCATCGCCCTTCGCCTTCATTGCGGCCTTGGAAAACCGGCCCGTCCCTGGCTAGGTTAGCCGCATGACAAGCGCCGAGAAAGCCCTGCGGATCATCACCGCCGACAATCCCTCGCCTCTGACCGGGCCGGGCACCAACACCTTCCTTTTGGGGCGCGAGCGGGTCGCCGTGATCGATCCCGGCCCCGACCTTGCCGCGCATCGCCAGGCGATCCTGACCGCCGGGGCAGGCCGCATCAGCCATATCTTCGTCACCCATGCGCATCTGGACCATTCCGGCGGCGCCCGCGCGCTCGCGCAGGCCACCGGCGCGCCGATCCTGGGCTTCGGCCCCGCCGAGGCGGGCCGCTCGGCGGTGATGGAGCGGCTGGCACGCGAAGGGGCCATCGAAGGCGGCGAAGGTCTTGACCGCGATTTCGCCCCCGACATCGCCCTGAGCGACGGCGCGGTGGTCGAGACCGACGAATGGCGGCTGACCGCGCTGCACACGCCCGGCCATTTCGCCGGCCACCTAGCCTTTCGCCAGGACGAGACGATCTTTTGCGGCGATGTGGTGATGGGCTGGTCCTCGACGATCATCTCGCCGCCGGACGGGGACCTGGCGGATTATTTCCGCTCGCTGGAGCGGCTCTATTCGGCGGGCGCGCGGCTGCTGCTGCCGGCGCATGGCACGGCGGTGCACGATCCTTCGGCGCGTCTGGCCGAGCTTGCGGCGCATCGGCGCGCGCGCACGGTGCAGATCCTTTCGGCGCTACGCGCCGGCCCCGCCACGGCCGAGTCGCTTGCGCGGCAAATCTACCAGGTGCCGCCGATGCTGATTCCCGCGGCGACGCGCAATGTGCTGGCGCATCTGATTGCCCTGTCCGAGCTCGGCGCGGTCTCGACCGGCGGTCCGATCACCTCGGGATCGGTGTTTTCCGCCCATTGAACACCCGGCAGCGGGAATTTC from Paracoccus sp. MA carries:
- a CDS encoding ABC transporter permease, with the protein product MFRLEPRASAPLLWQVATPVLAVLATMIVGGALFAAMGFDPLAAIRTIFWDPLFGPAASYSRPQLLVKAGPLILIACGLALGFRAGIWNIGAEGQYIIGAICGAAVALAAYPLDAFWIFPAMILAGAAGGWAWGMVPALLRNWFGASEILVSLMLVYVAQKVAAWMAFGPMKNPEGFNFPGSRNLQQYEPAANPELIAGSGLHWGGVAAVLALAATWFVMSRHVLGFHIRTAGAAPRAARFAGVRPERLVALCLGVSGALAGLAGLFEVAGPAGQITESFGSGYGFTAIIVAFLGRLHPLGILLAGLLMALTYIGGELAQMMLNLPAATVQVFQGMLLFFLLGFDILTRYRIRRRA
- a CDS encoding ABC transporter permease codes for the protein MMIDPLSVFILLLGAATPILFAALGELVVERAGVLNLGVEGMMIGGALAGFAAAHASGSPALGFVAAAVAGAALSMIFAVLTQFLLSNQVATGLALTLFGLGLTAMFGKPYEGVKAPPMLAGPLRLNLMIWLGLALVPAVWWFLMRSRPGLILRAVGENHDAAHALGYPVRALRMAAIGFGGALAGMGGAYISIATVLQWTEGMTAGAGWIALAIVVFAQWNPWGVLAGAWLFGGVTVLQLRLQAAGVAVPVQLLSMAPYLATIAVLVLISARQKFGRSGGAAAPGSLGRPFHALR
- a CDS encoding BMP family ABC transporter substrate-binding protein; its protein translation is MNRRTLLGSAAALVAASALPAFAQDEKLKVGFIYVGPVGDGGWTYQHDLARQAVEKEYGDRVETTYIESVPEGADAERAITQLALSGHKLIFTTSFGFMDATINVAKKFPDVKFEHATGYKTAENVATYDARFYEGRAVMGTIAGRMTKSNKIGYIGSFPIPEVVQGINSSYIHAKKVNPDVEMKVVWAYSWFDPAKEADAAAALIAEGVDVILQHTDSTAPLAKAQEAGAIGFGQASDMAAFKPTPRVSSIIDNWAPYYVKRVGDVLDGSWTSHSVWLGIGDGEVEIGEITEAVPPEVKEEALALKDRIASGEYHPFTGPLKKQDGSDWLAEGQVASDQDLSSMNFYVEGITAPMPK
- the dps gene encoding DNA starvation/stationary phase protection protein Dps, whose amino-acid sequence is MAVNVKGLSDNARKTAIAELNARLADALALSAAIKQAHWNVKGRNFIAVHELFDTVKARLDEHVDMMAERVQVLDGVAVGTVEKVAKASTLKEYPTDLTKAEDHIKAVCERMRDYGEKVRAAIDATDEAGDADTADLFTAASRTADKDLWFLESHLE
- a CDS encoding acyl carrier protein, producing MSDIADRVKKIVVEHLGVDEDKVTETASFIDDLGADSLDTVELVMAFEEEFGIEIPDDAAETIQTFGDAVKFIQGAV
- the fabG gene encoding 3-oxoacyl-ACP reductase FabG — protein: MFDLTGRNALVTGASGGIGGAVAEALHAAGATVALSGTREAPLRELAEKLGSRAHVVTANLADAAAVEALPKAAAEAMGSVDILVNNAGITRDNLFMRMSDEEWAQVIEVNLTSSFRLCRGVLRGMMKARWGRIVNIGSVVGATGNPGQGNYAAAKAGLVGMSKSLAYEVASRGITVNCVAPGFIETAMTDKLNDEQKGRILTQIPAGRMGSAQEIAAAVLYLASPEAGYVTGATLHVNGGMAMI
- the fabD gene encoding ACP S-malonyltransferase, which translates into the protein MRAFVFPGQGAQVVGMGRELAEAYPAARAVFAEVDEALGESLSDLIWNGDIETLTLTQNAQPALMATSLAAFRALEAEGFGIADADFVAGHSLGEYSALCAAGALSLADTARLLRLRGQAMQEAVPVGQGAMAAILGLDFAAVDQIARDAAEGEVCQAANDNDPAQVVISGHKAAVERAAALAKERGAKRALMLPVSAPFHSALMQPAAAVMAEALAAVEIAAPAVPLVANVRAEPVSEPGAIRRLLVEQVTGAVRWRESVEFLAGAGVTEFWEIGAGKALSGMIKRIAREAAVKNIGAPADIAALKG
- a CDS encoding ATP-binding protein; the protein is MNFDWLKRVMPRGLYGRAALILFLPVVVVTIVVTVMFLQRHFEDVTRQMTSGMAHEVALVAARIEAAPDIESARVSAGEVAGPLGLELVLPAEPGADWRGFYDLSGRIVIAELHERVPAVRAVDLSQRREVRVTLQGRWGDYRLAFPRGRVSASNPHQLLVLMIGTSLLMTAIATIFLRNQLRPIKRLARAAEEYGKGRIIPYRPGGASEIRSAGTAFLEMRARIERQNEQRKQMLSGVSHDLRTPLTRLRLGLSMLSPDYPPDPDEIAALEGDVAAMGRMVDAFLDHARDAAQDAPPEPVPALDFLRGIVADAQRGGQRVVLHSVAGEEAGRATFSRDSLRRAVENLIGNAVRYGDRAEVDAALGPSYFRISVEDDGPGIPPEKREEALKPFTRLDPSRNQNRGQGVGLGLSIAADIARAHGGQLRLGEGERLGGLRAEIVIPR
- a CDS encoding MBL fold metallo-hydrolase; the protein is MTSAEKALRIITADNPSPLTGPGTNTFLLGRERVAVIDPGPDLAAHRQAILTAGAGRISHIFVTHAHLDHSGGARALAQATGAPILGFGPAEAGRSAVMERLAREGAIEGGEGLDRDFAPDIALSDGAVVETDEWRLTALHTPGHFAGHLAFRQDETIFCGDVVMGWSSTIISPPDGDLADYFRSLERLYSAGARLLLPAHGTAVHDPSARLAELAAHRRARTVQILSALRAGPATAESLARQIYQVPPMLIPAATRNVLAHLIALSELGAVSTGGPITSGSVFSAH